CAGATGGGTGTTGGGAATGCGGCGGTGGATTTCCTTGATGCGGTCGATCGCCAGAATGTCGCCAGTGGGCTCGCGCGTGAACTTGTAGGCGCCGTGGCTGGTGCCGATGGCAATGGCCAGCGCGTCGATCTGGGTGCGCTTGACGAAGTCGGCAGCCTGCTCGGGATCGGTCAGCAGCTGCTCGCGCGTCATGGTGTCGTCGGTGCCGTGGCCGTCTTCCTTGTCGCCCTTCATGGTTTCCAGCGAGCCCAGGCAGCCGAGCTCGCCTTCGACGGTCACGCCCAGGCGGTGGGCCATGTCCGACACCTTCTTGGTGACGTCCACGTTGTAGTCGTAGCTGGCAATGGACTTGCCGTCGGCCTCGAGCGAGCCGTCCATCATCACCGAGCTGAAGCCCAGCTCGATGGCGCCCTTGCAGACGTCCGGGCTCTGGCCGTGGTCCTGGTGCATGACCAGCGGAATGTTCGGGTACTGCTCGATCGCAGCCTGGATCAGGTGCTTGATGAAGGCTTCGCCGGCATATTTGCGGGCACCGGCGCTGGCCTGCAGGATGACCGGCGCGCCAACTTCCTTGGCGGCCTCCATCACGGCCTGGACCTGTTCGAGGTTGTTGACGTTGAAGGCCGGAATGCCGTAGCCGTTGGCGGCTGCGTGGTCCAGCAGTTCGCGCATCGAGACGAGTGCCATGGGAAATACCTCGCGAAAATAGGGGAAAAAGAAGGCGGAAAGACGAGAGAAAACTGCCCCAATTCTATCGAGCCCCCTTGTGGGACGGCACTGACACGCACTGGAGAGCCCCCGGCGCGCAGTGGCCGGCGCTGCTAGATCGGCAGCTGCGTGGTCGACAGCACCTGCTTGAGCACCACGAAAGTCCGGATCTGGCGCACGCCCGGCAGGTACAGCAGCTGCTCGGCATGCAGGCGGTTGAAGCTGTCGTTGTCGCGCGTGCGCACGAGCATGAAGTAGTCGAACTCGCCCGTGACCACGTGGCATTCGAGGCAGCCCGAGACCTTTTGCGCGGCCTTCTCGAAGTCGGCGAAGGAATCGGGCGTCGAGCGGTCGAGCACCACGCCGATCATCACCAGCATGCCGAGCTCGAGCGCCTGGGCGTCGAGCAGCGCCACGATGCCCTTGATGAGCCCCGCGGCCTTGAGCCGCTCGACCCGGCGCAGGCATGCGGGCGCGCTGAGGTTGACCTTGGCGGCCAGGGCCACGTTCGACACCGAGGCATCGCGCTGCAGGGCGCGCAGGATGGCGCGGTCGGTGCGGTCGAGTTCCGGCGCCGCTTCGGCCGCCTGCGCCGGCGTGATACGCAACTTTGTTGTGCTCATTGTGGTTCTGGCGACTCAAAAAACTCGAATTCCCCGATCTTGTCTTTATTTACGCCGCAATTCCACTGAAGTTTGCAACCACGTTTCGGCGGCTTCTTCCTACGATCTATGGCATCCCTTTCTCGGAGCACACATCGATGAACCTCAAGAAATTTCCCCGCCATGCCCTCACCTTCGGCCCCACGCCGATCCACCCGCTCAAGCGCCTGAGCGCCCACCTGGGCGGCGAGGTCGAGCTCTATGCCAAGCGCGAGGACTGCAACAGCGGCCTGGCCTTCGGCGGCAACAAGACGCGCAAGCTCGAATACCTGATTCCCGAGGCGCTCGAGGGCGGCTACGACACGCTGGTGTCCATCGGCGGCATCCAGTCGAACCAGACGCGGCAGGTGGCGGCCGTGGCCGCGCACCTGGGCCTGAAGTGCGTGCTGGTGCAGGAGAACTGGGTCAACTATTCCGATGCGGTGTACGACCGCGTCGGCAACATCGAGATGTCCCGCATCCTGGGCGCCGACGTGCGGCTGGACAGCGCGGGCTTCGACATCGGCATCCGCAAGAGCTGGGAAGAGGCCATGGACGACGTGCGCAAGGCCGGCGGCAAGCCCTTTCCGATTCCGGCCGGCTGCTCGGAGCATCCGCGCGGCGGGCTGGGCTTCGTCGGATTTGCGGAGGAAGTGCGGCAGCAGGAGGCCGAGCTGGGCTTCAAGTTCGACTACATCGTGACCTGCTCGGTCACGGGCAGCACACAGGCCGGCATGGTGGTGGGCTTCGCGGCCGACGGCCGGGCCGACCGCGTGATCGGCATCGACGCCTCGGCCAAGCCCGAGCAGACCTTCGCGCAGATCGTGCGCATTGCCAAGGGCACGGCCGAACTGGTCGAGCTGGGACGCGACATCACCGACAAGGACGTGGTGCTCGACCGCCGCTTCGGCGGCCCGGAATACGGATTGCCCAACGAAGGCACGCTGGAATCGATTCGCCTCTGCGCGCGCCTCGAAGGCATGCTGACCGACCCCGTGTACGAGGGCAAGTCGATGCACGGGATGATCGAGAAGGTGCGCCTGGGCGAATTCCCGGCCGGCTCGAAGGTGCTCTATGCGCACTTGGGCGGCGTGCCGGCCCTGAACGCCTACAGCTTCCTGTTCCGCAACGGCTGAGCGGGCTCAGCTTGCCCTGCAGATTTTCAGCATGTTGGTGCCGCCCGGTGCACCCATCGGCTCGCCGCAGGTAATGGCATAGACGTCGCCGGTCTGCACGATGCCGCGCTTCTTCAGGTGGGCCTCGGCCTGCTCGAGCGCGGTGTCGCGGTCGCTCTCCGAGTCCATCAGCAGCGGGCGCACGTTGCGGTAGAGCGCCATCCTGCGCTGCGTGGCCAGCCGCGAGGTCAGCGCGTACATCGGAATGTGCGCGCGGTGACGGCTCATCCACAGCGGCGTGGAGCCCGACTCGGTGAGCGCCACGATGGCCTTGGCGCCCAGGTGGTGGGCCGTGAACAGCGCGCCCATGGCAATCGACTGGTCGATGCGGCTGTAGGTCTTGCCGCTGAAGTCGGCGTCGAGCATCTTGTCCTCGGCCGATTCGGCGGCTTCGCAGATGCGGCTCATCTCCTGCACGGTTTCGAGCGGATAGCGGCCCGAGGCGGTTTCGGCCGAGAGCATCACGGCGTCGGTGCCGTCGAGCACGGCGTTGGCCACGTCGCTCACCTCGGCGCGCGTGGGCACCGGGTTGGTGATCATCGACTCCATCATCTGGGTGGCGGTGATCACCACCTTGTCCATGTCGCGCGCCATGCGGATCATCTTTTTCTGCAGCGCCGGCACGGCGGCATTGCCCACCTCGACCGCCAAGTCGCCGCGCGCCACCATGATGCCGTCGCTCGCGCGCAGGATTTCCTCCAGCTTGGGAATGGCCTCGGCACGCTCGATCTTGGCGATCAGGCCCGGCTTGTGGCCGTACTCGGCCGCGGCCACGTTGCACAGCTGGCGCGCCATTTCCATGTCGGTGGCGTTCTTGGGAAAGCTCACCGCCACATAGTCGGCCTGGAAGCTCATCGCGGTCTTGATGTCTTCCATGTCCTTGGCCGTGAGCGCCGGCGCCGTGAGGCCGCCGCCCTGCTTGTTGATGCCCTTGTTGTTGGAGAGCTCGCCGCCGAGCTTGACGGTGGTGTGCACCGCCTCGCCCCTGACCGCGTCGACCGTCAGCACGATCAAACCGTCGTTCAGCAGCAGCTTGTCGCCGGGCTTCACGTCGCGCGGCAGGTCCTTGTAGTCGAGGCCGACCGCGCCGGTGTCGCCGGGTTCGGTGCGCGAGGCGTCGAGCACGAACTTGGCGCCCGGCTCGAGCCAGACCTTGCCCTGCGCGAACTTGCCGACGCGGATCTTGGGGCCCTGCAGGTCGGCCATGATCGCCACCTCGCGGCCCGTCTTGCGGGCTGCCTCCCGCACCATGGCGGCGCGGTCGATGTGGTCCTGCGCGGTGCCGTGGCTGAAATTGAGCCGCACCACGCTGACCTTGTTCAGGATCATCTGTTCCAGCAGCTCGGGCGTGTTGGACGCCGGGCCGAGCGTGGCGACGATCTTGGTGGCGTGGCGGGGAAGGCGATCCGTGATCATTGAACTGGTCTCCATTTTTGTATTCGCTACTGTATACACTTTGCGTGGCTACAGGAAGCGGGCTCCGCAGCCCGGGCGCGAAAAATCAGCCCGCGGCACGCTTGGCAAGAATCTCGAAGGCGGGGAGCGTCTTGCCCTCGAGCACTTCGAGGAAGGCGCCGCCGCCGGTCGAGATGTAGCCGACCTGCTTTTCGATGCCGTACTTGGCAATGGCCGCGAGCGTGTCGCCGCCGCCGGCGATCGAGAAGGCGCTGCTCTCGGCGATGGCCTGGGCAATCGCCTTGGTGCCGCCCGCGAAAGCGTCGAACTCGAACACGCCCACCGGGCCGTTCCAGACGATGGTGCCGGCCTCGCGCAGCTGCGCGGCCAGGATCGCGGCCGTCTTGGGGCCGATGTCCAGGATCAGGTCGTCGTCGGCCACGTCGTTCGCGGCCTTGACGGTGGCGGGCGCGTCGGCCGCGAAGGTCTTGGCCGTGACCACGTCCACCGGAATGGGCACGTCGGCGCCGCGCGCGCGCATGGACTCGATCACCGCCTTGGCCTGGTCGATCAGGTCGGGCTCGGCCAGCGACTTGCCGATCTTGAGGCCGGCCGCGAGCATGAAGGTGTTGGCGATGCCGCCGCCGACGATCAGCTGGTCGACATTGGCCGACAGGCTCTTGAGGATGGTCAGCTTGGTGCTGACCTTGGAACCCGCCACGATGGCCACCAGCGGCCGCTTGGGCTGTGCCAGTGCCTTGGTGATGGCGTCGATCTCGGCCGCGAGCAGCGGGCCGGCCGCGGCCACCTTGGCGAACTGCGCGATGCCGTAGGTGGTGGCTTCGGCGCGGTGCGCGGTGCCGAAGGCGTCGTTCACGTAGATGTCGGTGAGCGCGGCGAGCTTGCGGGCCAGCGCCTCGTCGTTCTTCTTCTCGCCCTTGTTGACGCGGCAGTTCTCGAGCAGCACGACCTGGCCGGGCTTCACATCGACGCCGTCGACCCAGTTGGCCACCAGCGGAACCTCGCGGCCCAGCAGTTCGCCGAGGCGCCTGGCCACGGGGGCGAGCGAGTCCTCGGGCTTGAATTCGCCCTCGGTGGGGCGGCCCAGGTGCGAGGTCACCATCACGGCGGCGCCGGCGTCGAGCGCCAGCTGGATGCAGGGCACCGAGGCGCGGATGCGCGTGTCTTCGGTGATGCGGCCGGCATCGTCCTGCGGCACGTTGAGGTCGGCACGGATGAAGACGCGCTGGCCGGCGGCCTTGCCCTGCGCGCAGAGGTCGGTGAATCGAATGACGTTCATGGATCTGGAGGTGGTGGAAGACAAGTCGCCTTGCATTGTAGGTTTTGCCCCGGCGCCGCTCTACGCGCCTCTTGCGGCCCGCCGATGCTTTTCAGCCCTTGGGCTGCGCCTTGGCAAAGCGCTCGAGGATCTCGACGAAGCTCGCGGCCGCGGGCGACAGGGTGCGGCGCGCCGCGCTGTAGATGCACACCTCGCGGTGGAAGTCGGGCGATTCGAGCCGCACCATCTGCAGGCCGTGGGCGCGCACCAGCGGCGCCGAATAGGTCGGGCACACGGTGAGCCCGAGCCCCGAGGCCACCATGCCGAGCGCGGTGGTCATGTACGACACCTCTTGGGTGCCGGGGCGCAGCATGTAGTCGCGCTCGGCCGGCGCCAGCTCGGGCAGCACGCGCTGGCGGAAGTCGCGCGTGGGCGCAATGAAGGTGTACGGCTCGAGTTCATGCCAGCGCACCTTGCGGCGCTTCGCAAAGGCGTGGCCAGGCGGGCAGATCAGCCAATGCCGGTCGCGCAGCAGCGTGCGGCGCTCGATGGCGCCGTCGACCGGCACGTCCTGCCCCACCGCAAGCTCCACGTCGCCGGCCATCACGCCGGCCAGCAGGTGCTCGGGCAGCGTGTCGGCCAGGCGCACGTCAACGTCGGGGAACGCCTTGCGGTAGAGCGCGATCACGCGCGGCATCAGCGTGCAGGCCATGAGCTGCGGCGCTGCGAGGCGCAACAGCCCTTTCTTCTTGTCACGCAAATCCGTGACGCCGGCCACCGCGCCCGCGAGGTCGCCCAGCAGCCGGTGCACCGAAGGCAGAAACTCGCGCCCGGCCTCCGAAAGCTGAACGCGCCGCGTGTGGCGGTCGAGCAGCTGCACGCCCATCTCGCGCTCGAGCTCGCGCACCAGCACGCTGAGCGCCGACTGCGTGAGGTGCAGCTGCTGCGCCGCGGCGGTGAAGCTGCCGGCCTCGGCCACGGCGGCGAAGGCGCGCAATTGGCGCAAGGTGAGATTCATATGTTTATTTCATCAATCGATGAATTAATTTCGATTGCATCATAAGACGCGGCATCGCCCAATGGCGGCTTACCGGAGACAAGAAGCCATGCCGACGCTTGCCCACGCGGCCCCGCCAGTTCGCGGGCTGCACCATTTCGCCTGGCGCTGCCGCGACAGCGAAGAAACCCGCCGCTTCTACGAAGACCTGCTGGGCCTGCCGCTCGCCCACGTCATCAAGAGCGACCACGTGCCGAGCACGGGCGAACACTGCCCCTACGTGCACATCTTTTTCCGGATGCGCGACGGCTCGTACATCGCCTTCTTCGACCTGGGCGACGACATTGCCGCGCTGCCTTCGCCGAACACGCCGGCCTGGGTGAACCACATCGCGCTGCGGGTCGATTCCGTTGCCGACCTGCTCGCCGCCAAGGCGCGGCTCGAAGGCGCGGGCGTCGAAGTGCTGGGCGTGACCGACCACCACATCATCGAATCGATCTACTTCTTCGATCCCAACGGCCTGCGCGTGGAATTGACCACGCCGACCGTGCCGCAGGCCGAGATGGAGGCGCATGCGCTGCGCGCCCGCGCGGACCTCGACGCATGGACCGTGCGCAAGGCCGGCCTGCGCGCAGCGAAGGATGCAGCGCATGGCTGAACTGCAACTCGCCGTCATCGACGTGAAGCCCGGCGCGGCGATGGAAAGCCAGTCGGGCCTGCAGCTGCTGCGCCCGCGCATCTACGGCGCCTTCCGAGCGCCGCCGGGCCCGAAAAAGATCGCGGCCATCGTGATGCACCCGACCAGCAACTTCATGGGCCACTACCTGGTCGGCCCGCTGGCCGAGCGCGGCATCTGCTGCATGGGCCTGAACTCGCGCTACGTGGGCAACGACACGGTGCTGCTGATGGAGCGTGCGATCCAGGACCTGGGCGCCGGCGTGCAGTATCTGCGCGCGGCCGGCTACGAGAAGGTGTTCCTGGTCGGCAACTCGGGCGGGGCGGCGCTCGCGAGCTTCTACCAGGCGCAGGCCGAGAATCTCACACCGCCACTCACCTGCCGGACGGCGACCCCACGCACCTGCACCCCGACGACTTGCCGCCCGTGGACGGCATCGCGCTGTGCGCCGCGCACCTGGGCCGCACGCGGCTGATGCGCGACTGGATCGATCCGTCCGTGACCGACGAGCACGACCCGCTCTCGGTGGACCCCGCGCTCGACATGTACGACCCGCGCCACCGCGTGCCCTACGACCGCGGCTTTCTCGCGCGCTTCGGTGCGGCGCAGCAGGCGCGGCTGAACCGCATCGAGCAGTGGTGCATCGATCGCCTCGCGCTGCTGCGCAGCACCCCCGGCGCGCCGCGCGACCAGGCCTTCATCGTCTACCGCACGCATGCCGATCCGCGCTGCGTCGACCTGTCGCTCGACGCCAACGACCGCCTGCCGGGCAGCGTGTGGGGCGATGCGCGCCAGGTCAACTACTCGGCCAATGCAATGGGGCGCACCACGTCGCTGACCGCGTTTCTCTCGCAATGGTCTTCGCGCTCGCAGGCCGACGGGCCGGCCAACCTCGCGCTTACCAGCGTGCCGAAGCTGCTGCTGACCTACACGGCCGACCAGTCGACCTTCCCGAGCACGCGCGATGCGTGGCTGGCGGCGGGCGGCGCGCGCATCCGCAACGTCGACATCGTGGGCGGCAACCACTACCTCGCAGGCCAGCCCGAGCTGATCCCCAAGGCGGCCGATGCCATCGCCGAATTCGCCCACGCGCTGTAGAAGAGACATGGAAAGCTTTGCATTCGCGCCGGCCTACGAGTTGCCGGTCTGGCCCTTCACGCCGCCGCCCGAATTGGGCCGCACGGAAATCGTCCGCCACCCGATCGTGATCGTCGGCGCGGGCCCCTCGGGCCTCACGCTGGCCTGCGATCTTGCGCAGCGCGGCATACGCGCGGTGCTGCTCGACGAGGACGACACCGTCGGCGTGCGCGGCGCGTCGTCGCGCGGCATCTGCTATGCGCAGAAGAGCCTCGAGATCTTCGAGCGCCTCGGAATCTACGAGCGCATCGCGGCCAAGGGCATCACCTGGTCGTTCGGTCGCACCTTCTCGGGCGAGCAGGAGGTCTACAGCTTCAACCTGCAGGCAGAGAGCGTCTCGAGGCAGCCGCCGTTCATCAACCTGCAGCAGTTCTACGTCGAGTGGTTCCTGGTCGAGCGCATCCTCGAACTGGGGCTCACCGATGTGCGCTGGAAGAGCCGCGTGACCGGCATCGAGCCCTTGAGCGATGGCGTGCGCATCGACATCGAAACGCCCGCAGGCCGCTACACCATCGAAGCCGACCGGCTGATCGACGCGACCGGCGCCAACAGCCCGATCCGCACACAGCTCGGCATCGAGGCACACGCCTCGCGCAGCACCGACCGCTGGTGCATCAGCGACGTGCGCTTCAAGAAGCCCTTGCCAGTCGAGCGCTGGACCTGGGTCGACGCGCCCTTCAACGAAGGCCGCGGCGTCTGGCAGCACCTGATGGCCGATGGCGTCTGGCGCATCGACTACCAGATGCCCGAGGACTGCGACACGGCCCATATCAGCCAGCCCGAAGTGGCGGGCGCGCGGCTGCGTGAGCAGCTTGGCCCGGGCGTGGAGTTCGAGTTCGTCTGGATCGGCCCGTACGGCTACCGTGACCACCTGCTCGACAGCTTCCGCCACGGCCGCGTGTTCTTCATCGGCGACGCCGCGCATGTGGTGAGCCCCTTCGGCGCGCGCGGCGGCAACAGCGGCATCCAGGATGCGGCCAACCTCGGCTGGAAGCTGGCGCTGGTCGCGCAAGGGCAGGCGAACGATGCGCTGCTCGACAGCTACGACGCGGAACGGCAGCCGGCCGCGAAGCAGAACCTCGAAGTGACGAGCCGGTCGGCACGCTTTCTCGCGCCGCGCTCGCCGGCCGAGCACACGCTGCGCCGCGCGGTGGTGGCGCTGGCCGCGCGCCATCCGTTTGCGCGTGCGCTGGTCAATACCGGCCGCATGTCGGTCGCCAACGACTATCCGCCTGCACCGCAGTTGCCCGATGGCGGACGCACGGTACAGAACCTGCCGCTGCGCTGGGCCGATGGCCGCGAGACCACGCTGATGCGGCTGTTGGCCGAGGGCACGCAGTGCCTGGGCCTGTGGCTCGCACCGACACGCGCTGAAGCCAAGACGGCCATGGATGCCACGGCGTCGCTGCCGCTGCGCCTGCTCGCCATCGGCGGCGACAGCGGGCTGCCGGCGCTGCGAGCCGACGAGACCCTGACGCACCACCTCGGCCTCCACGACACGGGCAGCTTCGTCCTCGTGCGGCCCGATGCCTACCGCGCCGCGACGCTGGCGCAGGCCACGCCCGGCGCAATCGCCACCGCGCTGCGCACGGCCCTCGCCCACGACAACGACAACGACAACGACAACGCCCCATGATCACCGACCCCCGCATCCCCGAGCCCGACGGCTTCTACACCGCCCTGCTGGCCGCACACAAAGGCCTGAGCGAGGCGCAGAGCGCCGACCTCAACGCCCGCCTCGTGCTGCTGCTGGCCAACCAGTGCGGCGACCAGGCCGTGCTGCTGGCCTGCATCCGCGCCGCGGCCGAAGACCCCACGACAACCGCCACACCATGACCGCCAACGTCTCCTTCGCCTCGGCCTCCGACACGCGCGAGCAGAAGCCGCAGCTGCGCGAACTCGCGTCCGATGTCTATGGCTACATCAGCGACTTCGATCCCAACTGCGGCTTCGTCGTCGGCGACGAACAGGTGGTGCTGATCGACACGCGCCCCACGCCGCGCATGGCGCGCGACTTCCTGGCCGCCATCCGCACGGTGACCGACAAGCCCATCAAGACCATCGTGCTCACGCACTACCACGCGGTGCGCGTGATGGGCGCGAGCGCGTTCGACGAGGTGGAGGCCATCATCGCGAGCAACGGCACGCTCGACTGGATCCGCACGCGCGGCCAGGCCGATTTCGATTCGGAGGTCGGCCGCTTCCCGCGCCTGTTCGCGGGCGTCGAAGAGATTCCGGGGCTGACCTTGCCGACGCAGAGCTTCGAGCGCGAGATGACATTGCCGCTCGGTGGCCGCGAACTGCAACTGAAGGCGCTGGGCCGCGGCCACTCGAGCGGCGACACGGTCGCGTGGCTGCCCGACTGCGGCGTGCTGTTCTCGGGCGACGTGGTCGAGAACCACTGCGGCGTCTATGCGGGCGATGCCTACATCGGCGACTGGGCCGGCACGCTCGATGCGGTGCTGGCGTTGAAGCCGCGCGTGCTGGTGCCGGGCCGCGGCGCCGTGCTGCAGGACGAGGCCGCCTGCG
This genomic window from Variovorax paradoxus contains:
- the fba gene encoding class II fructose-bisphosphate aldolase (catalyzes the reversible aldol condensation of dihydroxyacetonephosphate and glyceraldehyde 3-phosphate in the Calvin cycle, glycolysis, and/or gluconeogenesis), translated to MALVSMRELLDHAAANGYGIPAFNVNNLEQVQAVMEAAKEVGAPVILQASAGARKYAGEAFIKHLIQAAIEQYPNIPLVMHQDHGQSPDVCKGAIELGFSSVMMDGSLEADGKSIASYDYNVDVTKKVSDMAHRLGVTVEGELGCLGSLETMKGDKEDGHGTDDTMTREQLLTDPEQAADFVKRTQIDALAIAIGTSHGAYKFTREPTGDILAIDRIKEIHRRIPNTHLVMHGSSSVPQELLAIIRQYGGNMKETYGVPVKEIQEAIKHGVRKINIDTDIRLAMTGAVRQFLAENPEKFDAREWLKPAREAAKQICKQRYIEFGCEGQGPKVKGETLQVVAAKYAKGELAQEVV
- a CDS encoding Lrp/AsnC family transcriptional regulator produces the protein MSTTKLRITPAQAAEAAPELDRTDRAILRALQRDASVSNVALAAKVNLSAPACLRRVERLKAAGLIKGIVALLDAQALELGMLVMIGVVLDRSTPDSFADFEKAAQKVSGCLECHVVTGEFDYFMLVRTRDNDSFNRLHAEQLLYLPGVRQIRTFVVLKQVLSTTQLPI
- a CDS encoding 1-aminocyclopropane-1-carboxylate deaminase; this translates as MNLKKFPRHALTFGPTPIHPLKRLSAHLGGEVELYAKREDCNSGLAFGGNKTRKLEYLIPEALEGGYDTLVSIGGIQSNQTRQVAAVAAHLGLKCVLVQENWVNYSDAVYDRVGNIEMSRILGADVRLDSAGFDIGIRKSWEEAMDDVRKAGGKPFPIPAGCSEHPRGGLGFVGFAEEVRQQEAELGFKFDYIVTCSVTGSTQAGMVVGFAADGRADRVIGIDASAKPEQTFAQIVRIAKGTAELVELGRDITDKDVVLDRRFGGPEYGLPNEGTLESIRLCARLEGMLTDPVYEGKSMHGMIEKVRLGEFPAGSKVLYAHLGGVPALNAYSFLFRNG
- the pyk gene encoding pyruvate kinase; this encodes MITDRLPRHATKIVATLGPASNTPELLEQMILNKVSVVRLNFSHGTAQDHIDRAAMVREAARKTGREVAIMADLQGPKIRVGKFAQGKVWLEPGAKFVLDASRTEPGDTGAVGLDYKDLPRDVKPGDKLLLNDGLIVLTVDAVRGEAVHTTVKLGGELSNNKGINKQGGGLTAPALTAKDMEDIKTAMSFQADYVAVSFPKNATDMEMARQLCNVAAAEYGHKPGLIAKIERAEAIPKLEEILRASDGIMVARGDLAVEVGNAAVPALQKKMIRMARDMDKVVITATQMMESMITNPVPTRAEVSDVANAVLDGTDAVMLSAETASGRYPLETVQEMSRICEAAESAEDKMLDADFSGKTYSRIDQSIAMGALFTAHHLGAKAIVALTESGSTPLWMSRHRAHIPMYALTSRLATQRRMALYRNVRPLLMDSESDRDTALEQAEAHLKKRGIVQTGDVYAITCGEPMGAPGGTNMLKICRAS
- a CDS encoding phosphoglycerate kinase, producing the protein MNVIRFTDLCAQGKAAGQRVFIRADLNVPQDDAGRITEDTRIRASVPCIQLALDAGAAVMVTSHLGRPTEGEFKPEDSLAPVARRLGELLGREVPLVANWVDGVDVKPGQVVLLENCRVNKGEKKNDEALARKLAALTDIYVNDAFGTAHRAEATTYGIAQFAKVAAAGPLLAAEIDAITKALAQPKRPLVAIVAGSKVSTKLTILKSLSANVDQLIVGGGIANTFMLAAGLKIGKSLAEPDLIDQAKAVIESMRARGADVPIPVDVVTAKTFAADAPATVKAANDVADDDLILDIGPKTAAILAAQLREAGTIVWNGPVGVFEFDAFAGGTKAIAQAIAESSAFSIAGGGDTLAAIAKYGIEKQVGYISTGGGAFLEVLEGKTLPAFEILAKRAAG
- a CDS encoding LysR family transcriptional regulator, whose amino-acid sequence is MNLTLRQLRAFAAVAEAGSFTAAAQQLHLTQSALSVLVRELEREMGVQLLDRHTRRVQLSEAGREFLPSVHRLLGDLAGAVAGVTDLRDKKKGLLRLAAPQLMACTLMPRVIALYRKAFPDVDVRLADTLPEHLLAGVMAGDVELAVGQDVPVDGAIERRTLLRDRHWLICPPGHAFAKRRKVRWHELEPYTFIAPTRDFRQRVLPELAPAERDYMLRPGTQEVSYMTTALGMVASGLGLTVCPTYSAPLVRAHGLQMVRLESPDFHREVCIYSAARRTLSPAAASFVEILERFAKAQPKG
- a CDS encoding VOC family protein, which produces MPTLAHAAPPVRGLHHFAWRCRDSEETRRFYEDLLGLPLAHVIKSDHVPSTGEHCPYVHIFFRMRDGSYIAFFDLGDDIAALPSPNTPAWVNHIALRVDSVADLLAAKARLEGAGVEVLGVTDHHIIESIYFFDPNGLRVELTTPTVPQAEMEAHALRARADLDAWTVRKAGLRAAKDAAHG
- a CDS encoding FAD-dependent oxidoreductase, with the protein product MESFAFAPAYELPVWPFTPPPELGRTEIVRHPIVIVGAGPSGLTLACDLAQRGIRAVLLDEDDTVGVRGASSRGICYAQKSLEIFERLGIYERIAAKGITWSFGRTFSGEQEVYSFNLQAESVSRQPPFINLQQFYVEWFLVERILELGLTDVRWKSRVTGIEPLSDGVRIDIETPAGRYTIEADRLIDATGANSPIRTQLGIEAHASRSTDRWCISDVRFKKPLPVERWTWVDAPFNEGRGVWQHLMADGVWRIDYQMPEDCDTAHISQPEVAGARLREQLGPGVEFEFVWIGPYGYRDHLLDSFRHGRVFFIGDAAHVVSPFGARGGNSGIQDAANLGWKLALVAQGQANDALLDSYDAERQPAAKQNLEVTSRSARFLAPRSPAEHTLRRAVVALAARHPFARALVNTGRMSVANDYPPAPQLPDGGRTVQNLPLRWADGRETTLMRLLAEGTQCLGLWLAPTRAEAKTAMDATASLPLRLLAIGGDSGLPALRADETLTHHLGLHDTGSFVLVRPDAYRAATLAQATPGAIATALRTALAHDNDNDNDNAP
- a CDS encoding DUF2783 domain-containing protein — its product is MITDPRIPEPDGFYTALLAAHKGLSEAQSADLNARLVLLLANQCGDQAVLLACIRAAAEDPTTTATP
- a CDS encoding MBL fold metallo-hydrolase; the protein is MTANVSFASASDTREQKPQLRELASDVYGYISDFDPNCGFVVGDEQVVLIDTRPTPRMARDFLAAIRTVTDKPIKTIVLTHYHAVRVMGASAFDEVEAIIASNGTLDWIRTRGQADFDSEVGRFPRLFAGVEEIPGLTLPTQSFEREMTLPLGGRELQLKALGRGHSSGDTVAWLPDCGVLFSGDVVENHCGVYAGDAYIGDWAGTLDAVLALKPRVLVPGRGAVLQDEAACAEAIGLTKAFLNALLDSVKAGIAAGETLKGCFALAEAAMAPRFGSWPVFQHVLPFDVSRAYDELRGIEHPVGWTAERDRELWQTLRG